One window of Marmota flaviventris isolate mMarFla1 chromosome 5, mMarFla1.hap1, whole genome shotgun sequence genomic DNA carries:
- the Basp1 gene encoding brain acid soluble protein 1, with amino-acid sequence MGGKLSKKKKGYNVNDEKAKDKDKKAEGTGTEEEGTPKESEPQAAADAAEAKESQEEKPDKAADAEGKAEAQEGDKAAAAAKEEAPKAEPEKSEGGAEEQPEPAAAPAQEPGPGAAEAPSAAEAGAAESSASAPGDGAGKEEGEPKKTEAPAAPATQETKSDGAPASDSKPSSAEAAACPKEPPAASEAPSSTKAPAPAAPTDEPQPGEAPAAEQSVAVKE; translated from the coding sequence ATGGGAGGCAAGCTCAGCAAGAAGAAGAAGGGCTACAATGTGAATGACGAGAAGGCCAAGGACAAAGACAAGAAGGCCGAAGGCACGGGCACCGAAGAGGAGGGGACCCCAAAGGAGAGCGAGCCCCAGGCGGCCGCCGACGCGGCAGAGGCCAAGGAGAGCCAGGAGGAGAAGCCCGACAAGGCGGCGGACGCCGAGGGCAAAGCAGAGGCGCAGGAAGGCGACaaggcggcggctgcagccaaGGAGGAGGCGCCCAAGGCTGAGCCCGAGAAGAGCGAGGGCGGCGCTGAGGAGCAGCCCGAGCCAGCGGCTGCGCCCGCGCAGGAGCCTGGGCCCGGGGCCGCGGAAGCGCCCAGCGCGGCCGAGGCGGGCGCGGCGGAGAGCTCAGCCAGCGCGCCCGGGGACGGCGCGGGCAAGGAGGAAGGGGAACCCAAAAAGACTGAGGCTCCCGCAGCTCCTGCCACCCAGGAAACGAAAAGTGACGGGGCCCCGGCCTCAGACTCAAAACCTAGCAGCGCCGAGGCGGCCGCCTGCCCCAAGGAGCCCCCTGCAGCCTCGGAAGCGCCTAGTAGTACCAAGGCTCCAGCGCCCGCAGCGCCCACCGACGAGCCCCAGCCTGGAGAGGCCCCAGCTGCCGAGCAGAGCGTGGCCGTGAAAGAGTAA